In Cellvibrio polysaccharolyticus, a genomic segment contains:
- a CDS encoding TonB-dependent receptor, which yields MKNSATKKPLCLAISAATLLFGLSTPLTATAQADTVEEVIVTGSFRESLAKAIDAKRNAANARESIMAEDMGKMPDLNLAESLQRIPGVAIAREAGEGRQVTIRGLGPAFTRSTLNGMEVPSSTDGLDSADGMNTSRAFDFNVFSSELFNRIDIHKSLQASVEEGGLAGTVDLYTAKPFDNPGLHVAFAGQAGYNDLTKEADPRGSFMISTTNEAETFGALLSVAYTERTVREEGAGTVRWQTPANNGRTWKAGSNPTIDGTLAAGTTINNLSVPRLPRTDYFGNTQERLGVTTAFQFRPSDTVELSLDLVHANFTNERESHNFDSAFRNQFNQITPNHLVLDQSGTGVVAGEFSGVLGRTESRLTPSETDFNQMVFTGKWNINDRLTMTGLLGQAKSDFDSTQYRFNIQTKARHDFGYDYRQNSNIPVMTYGYDIMDENLYEFDSLVYRKNMIERDNITGKLDFELKSDARDSNIKFGLVHNIREVDALEIRRTDVNTLLKQTPTGLTQALPVDDFGRGLGAPSGFLKTFLVLDFDKTIDAYNFPALTGADINPAGSTFYVEEKTLGAYVEWNVNDFSLFGKTLRTNAGLRVVETESTIQAYTGGAGNTLVPMEANNDYVDVLPSINFAWEVTDDVLVRLGLSRNITRPDLERLSPSASFGLESGEISVGNPNLDPMRANSLDVGVEWYFNEDALLAGTFFYKDVESFIATESTERLLDPVYHQIVRDLSSNHAPLDQNWGHNEPINNDGAKVKGFELVYQQPFTFLPGAFSNMGTVINYTWVDSESNYGTGENPITSKLIGLSENSYNMTLYYETELYGARVSVNKRDDYLTRVPGREGNSIEGKTGPTNIDFSAFYNINDNLTVSLEAINVTDEKERLFGDDANRVVALSHTGRQFFVGIRGNF from the coding sequence ATGAAGAATAGCGCCACTAAAAAACCGTTATGCCTGGCCATTTCAGCAGCCACTTTGCTGTTCGGACTCTCTACCCCGCTCACCGCTACCGCCCAGGCGGATACCGTTGAAGAAGTGATTGTTACCGGCAGTTTTCGTGAAAGTCTTGCCAAGGCGATTGACGCCAAACGCAACGCCGCCAATGCCCGCGAAAGCATCATGGCCGAAGATATGGGCAAGATGCCCGACCTGAACCTCGCCGAATCCCTGCAACGTATTCCCGGTGTAGCCATTGCCCGTGAAGCCGGTGAAGGGCGTCAGGTAACCATTCGTGGCCTCGGCCCGGCGTTTACCCGCTCTACCCTGAACGGCATGGAAGTTCCATCCAGTACCGACGGCCTCGACTCTGCCGATGGTATGAACACCAGCCGTGCGTTTGACTTCAACGTGTTCTCTTCCGAATTATTTAACCGGATTGATATTCACAAATCCTTGCAGGCCTCGGTTGAGGAAGGCGGTCTGGCCGGTACAGTAGATTTGTACACCGCCAAACCCTTTGATAACCCGGGCCTCCACGTTGCCTTTGCCGGTCAGGCCGGTTACAACGATTTGACCAAAGAAGCCGATCCGCGCGGCTCGTTTATGATCAGCACCACCAATGAAGCTGAAACTTTCGGTGCCCTGCTGTCAGTTGCTTACACCGAAAGAACCGTGCGTGAAGAAGGTGCCGGCACCGTGCGCTGGCAAACCCCGGCCAACAACGGCAGAACCTGGAAAGCAGGCTCCAATCCGACCATCGACGGCACACTGGCTGCGGGCACCACCATCAACAATTTGTCGGTACCGCGCCTGCCGAGAACCGATTATTTCGGCAACACCCAGGAGCGCCTCGGGGTCACCACCGCCTTCCAGTTCCGCCCGTCTGACACCGTGGAATTGTCGCTGGATCTGGTACACGCCAACTTTACCAACGAGCGTGAAAGCCATAACTTTGACTCGGCGTTCCGCAACCAATTTAACCAGATCACACCCAACCACCTGGTACTGGATCAAAGCGGCACCGGCGTCGTTGCTGGCGAATTCAGCGGCGTACTGGGCCGTACCGAAAGCCGTCTTACGCCATCAGAAACCGATTTTAATCAGATGGTTTTCACCGGTAAGTGGAACATCAATGACCGCCTGACCATGACCGGTTTGCTCGGCCAGGCCAAATCCGATTTCGATTCAACCCAATACCGTTTCAATATTCAAACCAAAGCCCGCCACGATTTCGGCTACGACTATCGCCAGAACAGCAACATTCCGGTGATGACTTACGGCTACGACATCATGGACGAAAATCTCTATGAGTTTGATTCGCTGGTCTATCGCAAAAATATGATCGAGCGCGATAACATCACCGGCAAGCTGGATTTTGAACTGAAAAGCGATGCGCGTGATTCCAATATCAAATTCGGTCTGGTGCACAACATCCGTGAAGTGGATGCGCTGGAAATTCGCCGCACTGACGTAAACACCCTGCTAAAACAAACCCCGACCGGTTTGACCCAGGCTTTGCCCGTGGATGATTTTGGCCGCGGTCTGGGTGCACCCTCAGGCTTCCTGAAAACCTTCCTGGTGCTCGACTTTGATAAAACGATCGACGCTTACAACTTCCCGGCATTGACCGGCGCCGACATTAACCCGGCGGGCAGCACCTTTTATGTAGAAGAAAAAACCCTCGGCGCTTATGTTGAGTGGAACGTAAATGACTTCTCGTTGTTCGGCAAAACCTTGCGCACCAACGCCGGCCTGCGTGTAGTCGAAACCGAATCCACCATTCAGGCATACACCGGTGGTGCAGGCAATACGCTGGTGCCTATGGAAGCCAACAATGATTACGTCGATGTGCTGCCATCGATCAACTTCGCCTGGGAAGTAACGGACGATGTGCTGGTTCGTCTGGGCCTTTCGCGCAACATCACCCGCCCGGATCTTGAACGTCTTTCTCCCAGTGCGTCTTTCGGTTTGGAGAGTGGTGAAATTTCAGTAGGCAACCCGAACCTCGACCCGATGCGCGCCAACTCGCTGGACGTAGGTGTGGAATGGTACTTCAATGAAGATGCTTTGCTGGCCGGTACCTTCTTCTATAAAGATGTAGAAAGTTTTATCGCGACCGAAAGCACCGAGCGTTTGCTTGACCCGGTTTATCACCAGATTGTTCGTGACCTGTCGAGCAACCACGCACCGCTGGATCAAAACTGGGGCCACAACGAACCGATCAACAATGACGGCGCCAAAGTAAAAGGTTTTGAACTGGTTTATCAACAACCGTTCACTTTCCTGCCCGGCGCTTTCAGCAACATGGGTACGGTGATCAACTACACCTGGGTGGATTCGGAATCCAATTACGGCACTGGCGAAAACCCGATTACCAGCAAGCTGATTGGTTTATCTGAAAATTCCTACAACATGACCTTATACTACGAAACGGAACTCTACGGCGCTCGTGTATCCGTCAACAAGCGTGACGACTACCTGACCCGTGTACCAGGGCGTGAAGGCAACAGTATTGAAGGAAAAACCGGACCCACCAACATTGACTTCTCGGCGTTTTACAACATCAATGATAATCTCACCGTTTCGCTGGAAGCTATTAACGTGACCGACGAAAAAGAAAGATTATTTGGTGACGACGCCAACCGTGTTGTAGCACTGTCTCACACTGGTCGGCAATTCTTTGTCGGCATTCGTGGAAACTTCTAA
- a CDS encoding glycoside hydrolase family 88/105 protein, with the protein MFSLKRSLLSVMAGMLLVSFSTITHAENPPAIPTNKPWSERMALSVMQRSPEAWQMRGYRNLSSPEWGYTYALSLAGFQKLYEKTGNEDYLDYVKVYVDQLIDKDGKLKHYEMSEFNIDSVNGGKLLFALHEKTGDERYLKVMQQLRHQLQWQPRTTEGGFWHKRIYPYQMWLDGLYMGATYYAQYAASFNEGAESFDDIANQFILIEKKTRDAKTGLLYHAWDESKLQAWADNETGLSPHFWSRALGWYAMALVDTLDYFPEDHKDRQTLIDILNRLAEAVARYQDKTGLWYQVTDMGDRFGNYLEASGSGMFVYAFAKGANKGYLPVKYKKLAEKGFDGMVKHFVVLSPNKEVTLTHICGSAGLGGSPYRSGSFDYYISEALRDNDPHGVGPFILASLELNR; encoded by the coding sequence ATGTTCAGTCTGAAGCGCTCACTACTATCGGTTATGGCTGGTATGTTACTTGTCAGCTTTTCTACCATTACTCACGCAGAAAACCCGCCTGCTATTCCCACCAACAAACCCTGGTCCGAACGCATGGCGCTTTCTGTCATGCAGCGTAGCCCCGAAGCCTGGCAAATGCGCGGTTACCGCAATCTGTCCAGCCCGGAATGGGGTTACACCTATGCCTTGAGCCTGGCCGGCTTTCAAAAACTGTACGAAAAAACCGGCAACGAAGATTACCTGGATTACGTTAAGGTTTACGTTGATCAATTGATTGATAAAGACGGCAAACTCAAGCATTACGAAATGAGCGAATTCAATATTGATTCGGTCAACGGCGGCAAGCTGCTGTTTGCCCTGCATGAAAAAACCGGCGATGAGCGCTACCTGAAAGTGATGCAGCAATTACGTCATCAACTGCAATGGCAGCCACGCACCACCGAAGGCGGTTTCTGGCACAAGCGCATTTACCCGTACCAAATGTGGCTCGACGGCCTGTATATGGGCGCCACTTACTACGCGCAATATGCCGCCAGTTTTAATGAAGGTGCAGAATCTTTCGATGACATTGCCAATCAATTCATTTTGATTGAAAAGAAAACCCGTGACGCCAAAACCGGCCTGCTCTATCACGCCTGGGACGAAAGCAAGTTACAGGCATGGGCAGACAATGAAACCGGTTTATCGCCGCATTTCTGGTCACGAGCGCTGGGTTGGTACGCCATGGCACTGGTCGATACGCTGGATTATTTCCCCGAAGATCACAAAGACCGCCAAACCCTGATTGATATTCTCAACCGTCTGGCAGAAGCGGTTGCCCGTTATCAGGACAAGACCGGTTTGTGGTACCAGGTAACCGATATGGGCGACCGTTTTGGCAACTATCTTGAAGCCTCCGGCAGCGGCATGTTTGTTTACGCGTTTGCCAAGGGTGCCAATAAAGGCTATTTGCCCGTAAAATACAAAAAGCTCGCTGAAAAGGGTTTTGATGGTATGGTTAAGCACTTTGTCGTGCTGTCACCCAATAAAGAAGTCACGCTCACCCACATTTGTGGCAGCGCAGGCCTCGGGGGTTCACCCTATCGCTCCGGCAGTTTTGATTACTATATCTCGGAAGCCTTGCGCGATAACGACCCTCACGGCGTTGGACCTTTTATTCTGGCGAGCCTTGAGTTAAACCGCTAA
- a CDS encoding glycoside hydrolase family 28 protein, which translates to MSSYQPRPIITLVSGISLLFSASCFAAAADNSKPDHSPATVQAEWKKADEIVKSIKAPVIKGADYNITKFGAVGDGKKDARPAIMEAIKKANSEGGGRVVIPEGTWLSNGPIHLQSHVNLHISEGATLLFGTQAKDYLPVVFTRWEGVEMYGYSPLIYAHKVTDIAITGSGTIDGNTKHEFHTWARNDIEDIAAIRKLGFDGVPLKDRQFGEGRKLRPSMLQIIDAERVLLEDYTIKNSPFWINHLVYTNDAVMRNVKLESFFANNDGIDIDSSRNVLIENNHFNTADDAIVVKSGRDLDGRTVARPSENIVIRNNVMGGEDGIALGSEMSGDIRHVYFTDNTYTKGSAAIRFKSNLDRGGVVEHIRVRNMNIEAVDKLFWFELTYAAGSMGGNFPPTYRDIVFENITVGHTKSVFHARVSDQSPLKHITLRNVEIKKADALFDIENVQDLVFDNVRINGKTVTSPTSSK; encoded by the coding sequence ATGAGCAGTTATCAACCTCGACCTATCATTACTCTGGTTTCCGGTATCTCCCTGTTATTCTCGGCCAGCTGCTTTGCAGCGGCCGCTGACAATAGCAAACCGGATCATTCACCGGCCACTGTGCAGGCTGAATGGAAAAAGGCCGATGAGATTGTTAAAAGTATCAAAGCCCCGGTTATCAAAGGGGCTGACTACAACATCACCAAATTCGGCGCGGTGGGCGATGGCAAAAAAGATGCCCGCCCGGCCATTATGGAAGCCATCAAAAAAGCCAACAGCGAAGGCGGCGGCCGTGTGGTCATTCCTGAAGGCACCTGGTTAAGCAACGGCCCGATTCATTTGCAAAGCCACGTAAACCTGCACATTTCCGAAGGTGCCACGCTGTTGTTCGGCACCCAGGCAAAAGATTACTTGCCGGTGGTATTTACGCGTTGGGAAGGTGTTGAAATGTACGGCTACTCGCCGCTCATTTACGCCCACAAAGTGACCGATATCGCCATTACCGGCAGCGGCACCATTGATGGTAATACCAAACATGAATTCCACACCTGGGCGAGAAACGATATTGAAGATATCGCTGCCATTCGCAAACTGGGCTTCGATGGCGTTCCGTTAAAAGACAGACAATTTGGTGAAGGCCGCAAACTGCGCCCGAGCATGTTGCAAATTATTGATGCCGAGCGCGTGCTGCTTGAAGATTACACCATCAAGAACTCCCCGTTCTGGATCAACCATCTGGTGTACACCAACGACGCTGTTATGCGCAACGTGAAACTCGAAAGCTTCTTCGCTAACAACGATGGTATTGATATCGATTCCAGCCGCAATGTCTTGATTGAAAATAACCACTTCAATACCGCTGATGATGCCATCGTGGTGAAGTCCGGTCGGGATCTGGATGGCCGCACCGTAGCACGCCCCAGTGAAAACATCGTTATTCGTAACAACGTAATGGGCGGTGAAGATGGTATTGCGCTGGGCAGCGAAATGTCCGGTGATATTCGCCACGTGTATTTCACCGACAACACTTACACCAAAGGTTCAGCAGCAATTCGCTTCAAGTCCAACCTGGATCGCGGTGGTGTGGTTGAACATATTCGTGTGCGTAACATGAATATTGAAGCGGTAGACAAGCTGTTCTGGTTTGAATTGACTTACGCTGCCGGCTCCATGGGTGGTAACTTCCCGCCAACCTACCGCGATATCGTTTTTGAAAACATCACCGTAGGCCACACCAAATCGGTTTTCCATGCACGGGTATCTGACCAGTCCCCCCTGAAACACATTACGCTGCGTAATGTAGAGATCAAAAAAGCCGATGCGCTGTTTGATATCGAAAACGTTCAGGATCTGGTGTTTGATAACGTGCGTATTAACGGCAAAACCGTAACCAGCCCTACCAGCTCCAAATAA
- a CDS encoding rhamnogalacturonan acetylesterase, producing the protein MRIKQPLQVGLWLLGAVFLIACQPVAQQPATTPTLFLIGDSITADKTPEAFPETGWGQVLPEYLKGELHIQNHAKNGRSTKSFRDEGLWKVVADQLKPGDFLVIGFGHNDQKIEDPTRYAEPWSDYKRNLENYIAEAQAKGASVILTTSVYRRQFDDNGQPLASLGDYPLAARQVAAEQLLPLIDFNAYSRSLLNKYGKDGSAGLYMNLAPGEFPNYPEGKLDNTHFKPEGAQLLARYFIAQLQLQSLPAGQYFQLQDKK; encoded by the coding sequence ATGCGCATCAAACAACCCTTACAGGTGGGTTTGTGGCTGCTGGGTGCTGTGTTTCTCATAGCTTGCCAACCCGTAGCACAACAACCTGCCACTACCCCTACTCTGTTTTTGATTGGCGATTCCATCACCGCTGATAAAACGCCAGAAGCATTTCCGGAAACCGGTTGGGGCCAGGTGTTACCGGAATACTTGAAAGGCGAGTTGCATATTCAAAACCACGCAAAAAATGGCCGCAGCACCAAAAGCTTTCGCGATGAAGGGCTGTGGAAAGTCGTAGCAGACCAATTGAAGCCCGGTGATTTTCTGGTGATAGGTTTTGGCCATAACGACCAGAAAATAGAAGACCCTACCCGCTATGCAGAACCCTGGAGTGATTACAAACGCAACCTGGAAAACTACATTGCAGAAGCTCAGGCCAAAGGCGCTTCAGTAATTCTCACTACATCGGTGTATCGCCGTCAGTTTGATGACAACGGCCAACCGCTGGCCAGCCTTGGTGATTACCCTTTGGCCGCCAGACAAGTCGCCGCAGAACAGCTGTTGCCGTTAATTGATTTCAACGCCTATTCACGCTCATTGCTAAACAAATACGGCAAGGATGGCTCGGCCGGGCTTTATATGAACCTAGCACCGGGTGAGTTCCCCAATTACCCGGAAGGCAAGCTAGACAACACCCACTTCAAACCTGAGGGCGCGCAATTACTGGCACGTTATTTTATTGCGCAGTTGCAACTGCAATCTCTGCCAGCCGGCCAGTATTTTCAGTTGCAGGATAAAAAATAA
- the pelA gene encoding pectate lyase, translating into MNNKNSTFLLRSPGLTAAIFGSLLLAGCSAEAPESNNSEAASPTHIEKQPQTQASYQPIAIDDFYDAIKHWNDRTGETGVPHYELHQIKEIADNIILYQRDSGGWPTNKHPLRVVPEEEREAALKDKSLADASFDNRNTYPQIEYLSAVYKQTGDERYRDAALKGLRYTLDKQYDNGGWAHSPDRTDDHYYTRITFVDEVMSGVLTFLRKVAAGNPPFDYVDAALKQQAADAVAKGDALVLQLQVRVDGKLTGWAGQYHEETLEPIVGRTYELPGILAWETVPVVEYLMAIENPSPEVIAAVEGAVSWLESAKLSGFRVDRVDADSKRFDFHAVDYDLVIVEDADAKPIWARFYDLETNEPFLANRDGNRVYKLEDVLYERRTGYTWYGYWPEELLSTDYPRWKEQHSR; encoded by the coding sequence ATGAACAATAAAAATTCAACATTTCTCTTACGATCACCCGGTTTAACGGCTGCCATTTTTGGCAGCCTGTTATTGGCAGGCTGCTCTGCCGAAGCACCGGAAAGCAATAACAGCGAAGCTGCATCACCCACCCACATAGAAAAACAGCCGCAAACTCAGGCAAGTTATCAGCCCATCGCCATTGACGACTTTTACGATGCCATCAAACACTGGAATGATCGCACCGGCGAAACCGGCGTGCCCCATTATGAATTGCATCAAATTAAAGAGATTGCCGATAACATTATTTTGTACCAGCGCGATAGCGGTGGCTGGCCGACTAACAAGCATCCGCTGCGCGTAGTGCCGGAAGAAGAGCGGGAAGCCGCCCTGAAAGATAAATCATTAGCCGATGCCAGTTTTGATAACCGCAATACTTATCCACAAATTGAATATTTGTCGGCGGTGTATAAACAAACCGGTGATGAGCGTTATCGTGATGCGGCCTTGAAGGGGTTGCGTTATACACTGGATAAGCAATATGACAATGGCGGCTGGGCACATTCGCCAGACCGTACCGATGACCACTACTACACGCGTATTACGTTTGTTGATGAAGTGATGTCTGGCGTTTTAACTTTTCTGCGCAAGGTTGCAGCCGGTAACCCGCCCTTTGATTACGTTGATGCGGCATTAAAGCAGCAAGCTGCCGACGCCGTGGCCAAAGGCGATGCGCTGGTGCTGCAATTGCAAGTGCGTGTAGATGGCAAACTGACAGGCTGGGCGGGACAATATCACGAAGAAACACTGGAGCCGATTGTTGGCCGGACTTATGAGTTGCCCGGTATTCTTGCCTGGGAAACGGTGCCGGTGGTGGAATATTTAATGGCTATTGAGAATCCGTCTCCGGAGGTTATCGCTGCGGTGGAGGGTGCGGTAAGTTGGTTGGAGAGCGCAAAACTGAGCGGTTTCCGTGTAGATCGCGTGGATGCGGATAGCAAGCGTTTTGATTTCCATGCAGTGGATTATGATTTGGTTATCGTTGAGGATGCAGATGCCAAGCCGATCTGGGCAAGGTTTTACGATCTGGAAACCAACGAGCCTTTTCTAGCTAACCGGGATGGTAATCGCGTTTACAAGCTGGAGGATGTTTTATACGAGCGACGCACCGGTTATACCTGGTATGGTTACTGGCCAGAAGAATTATTGAGCACTGACTACCCGCGCTGGAAGGAACAGCATAGTCGGTAA